The genomic segment ctgcggtgatggTGCTCGTCATCCTGGGTCCGGTCTGCGCTGCATGCAGTGGAATTGCAATGGGCTCAACGACGTCAGACGCTGGTGGTGGGCCCCTGTTCGCTGACATAGCCATGTTGCAACCGAGGCAAGTGACGTGTGGCTGTATGCGTATGGTTACTGACTTGTTTGTGGCGGTATGAAATGCTGAGCAAAACGAAAGAAACACATTTTTAGCGTGCCCTGTCTCTTGGATCTCTCTGTGCTCGCTTGTGGTGTATGGGCGCATGTGGCACCGTTCGTAGATGCGATGGGTTGTGGACCTTTTGATTCCCTCTGCTGCCCACCCCTAACGTTGTAACTTCGCTCTTGGAGTGGTGGACAGACCTGCAGGAGGTGGTCGCTAGCTGAGGACACTTTTGCTTCTAAAGCTCCGCTTTCAGGCTCACTACCCGGCAGGGCACAGCCACCCTTTTCATCCGTGCTGGGCAGACACGAGTGACCGGtagaaaaagaagaagaggagcgctGGTATTCCCTCAAAAATTGCCTTTGAGCGCATCCGCAATTGaacgcacccccctcctcctcccccttcccacatACAACAGAATACGACGTGCAGGagctcctcccctcccttgtggtctgcccctcccctttgcCGTTCAAGAGGGAACATGTCGTTTGCGCGGGTCCCAAGTAGCGAGCAAAGCTGTTCCCCCGTGCGGTGGGACTCCATTCGGCTGCCACCGAACttgcaggcgctgctcacgACGAGCAAGGAGCATACACTTGCTGCGGATGTGTCGCCCTTCGAGGGCTTCGGGTCCTTCCATTCCAAAAATGTGGAGGACCTCATGGCGGTAGACGAGGCAACATACAGGCGCCCTGCGCATTTCCCAACATTTGCGAAACGCATTCTCTCCATTTCGGAGATTGCCGGTCTTGTGAGGACGCCTCCGGAAGACACGGCCCACTCAAGGTTTCTCGGCGTAAGTTCCAGCCGAAAGCGAAGCCGCAACGAAGCAAAGTCCTGTGGCGATGCAGTTTCCTTGGTCGAGCCCATTCTCAAGCAAGTCGAGATGGTGACCGCGAACGGCGAGTACTCGAGGGCCGGCTACAAAGACCTGAGCGATGTGACAAATAAGGATAGCGAGCTGAGCACTGCTGCAagtcgcttctctcttccgttGGTCGGTGCTTGGGGACCCTCTGCAAAGCATCATATATGTGCGATGGCTAACCAAGCAGTTGCGCCCTGCGAGTTGGGCAGCGCTTTCCGCTCCGAGCACTTCACCATCACCCCTGATGTGGTGTTCATCAACCACGGAGCGTTTGGCAGCGCCCTGGTCGGTGCGATGCTGATCAAGCGACTCTACGAGGAGCacatggaggcggaggtggtacAATTTGTGGATCGGGAGCTGCTCCCGCTGATTGTGCACAGCATCCGCGAGCTGAGCCGCTTCCTGCATGCGGATCCGCGCCAGGTGATGCTGCAGCAAAATGCCACCTTCGCTCTCAACTCCGCCATGCGCATGATTGATAAGGCGGACGTGGTCGCCTTTTTCGACACGGTGTACTTAGCCGTGTACAAGATGATGTGGTTTCGCTGTGAGGAGGTCGGCGCCTCCTTGCATGAAGTTGGGCTGACCAGGTTCCTGCATGATGCGGCCGTAATGGGCGACAACACCGCTCTGACAGCAGAGATCTGTCGTCAGCTACCTGCCAACTGCACAACTGTGGTTCTGGACCACGTAACGTCGACAAGTGCACTCTGCTTCCCCATCTTCACGCACATCATACCCGCGCTGAGGCAACGCGGTGTGCGCAAGATCATTGTTGACGGTGCTCACGCACCGCTCCAGGTCGAGCTGGACTTcaacgcgctgccgcctgaGTCACAGCCCACCGTGTATGTGGGCAACTTGCACAAGTGGTTCTCCTCGCCCAAGTCAGCGGGCTTCTTCTGGGTACGCCCAGATGACATGGAGAAGATGCATAGCGTGGTGCTCTCGCATGGAGCTGGAGAGGGCCTCCTTTCGGAGTTTATCTGGGATGGCACACGTGACTACGGCGCCTACCTATCAATTCCAGCGCTTGTGGACTTTTGGGAGAAGCAGGGACACAGCCGGGTGCGTGACTACTGCTCTCATCTCTTGTCATCGGCCGCAGACATGctcaccctcgcctttcACTCACGCAAGGTGGCTCGCCACTCCCCCTTCATGTCGCTGGTGGAGCTCCCTGAAAAGCTGCAGGACAGTCTCATCACTGCAAAATACATCCAAGACAGCCTCCACGACCTCGCCCGAGTGGAGGTGCCAGTAAAGCGAATTGAGGGGCGCTACTACCTGCGCATCAGCGCTTTTGTTTACAACACCCCCGATGAGTACGTGTACCTGCGCGAGGTGATCTTGTCCATCGCCGACAAGTGGGCGGAGTCTCCACAACGCCAACATCTGCATACGCAACGACTCTCCTCCAACGCGACCACTTCCACCGCCAACAACCAgatcgctgctgtgctgtgcaACGAGCGTCTTCAAGACGATTGTAAAATCTCTGACGCGCACTCCTCTCTCAAGCGCACAGAGAAGTCTCACGTTTCGTGACTTCTACTTCGCGACGCcgaaagggagggggcgaggggcATTGTGTGAGCCACGACACTCTGCGCCGCTGTAGGGCCGATGTGTGGGCTCATGATCTGCCTCAACGCAGCGACACCGCAGCCTGGTTGCGCCACCTTTGCCGTCTCATTTGACCCTTTGAATCATTGCTTTGCTTTAAAGAGGCGAGGCGTGCAGCGGCGTTGTGCTTTTTGTCgttggaggggggaggtaggGGTAGTTCTAATCAAAAGCTGCTCTGCCACGGAGGCGTGACAGTGTTTTGTGGAAGTGTCTGAGGGGACAACCTGTGCTGGACTCCTTTCTCGCATCTGCGTCCACCATTTCTGCTTCGCGTTTTGTTCTCAACCCcaacctcctccctttcaccCCAGCAGTGTTGTTCATGTCTGCGTCTgcgttgttgtcgtcgtttTTCGGCCCTCTCCAGGGTTGTGGGTACAGCATCTTTGCATGAAGCTAAGTAGTCGGCACTGCGGTATCATGGGGTATTgtgctgtgcagctgcatccTGGTCACTTGTCCCTAGCGATACtccattctctctttctagTAACCAAGGCGCGTGTGCTGTCCTGCGAGCAGTGCGCAGGCGCGGATGGCACCGTCGCTGGAGAGTGTAGTGCACTtcgagcaccgctgcacacCTGCGACTCGCGAGACTCGCAGCAAAATGTGAGTGCGCCTGCTTTTTATGGAGTTGTAGGTGTATCAGAGTCACTTCCCTCATGCCCTTTCCCGCTTCCATAAGCCACCCGCTGCCATTCAACCCCTCGGTCCTCTGTGCGTTTTTTTCTGTCCCTGCTCCTGTCTTCCCTATCGTTTGCCTTCTGCCACCGCGTCGTTCTCCAATTGCCAACGCcatcttcccctctctccattttTGCCTGCTCTACACGTCGTGCCACTGGACTCACACGGTGTGGCTCGATCAGTGCCGAAGAACCCGCCCCCTTggtgccgcctctgcccctccTTGTCGTCTTTTATTTTGTTTTTTTGGCCGCCGCTTtaaacacacccacaccccacaCTCCTTTCTattcttccctccccctactcAGCATGCCTCCAACCAAGGGTGGAAAGCGCCCGATCCCGCTCGGGGGTAAGGGTAAGGGCAAGCGTTCGGCGGGTAAGGCACCCAAGTCGGCCAGTGATCGCAAGCGCCGCCACAATCAGAAGCGCAACCAGCACTGGGACCTGTACATACACCGCGCTTTGCGCCGCTTCTTCAAGCGCGGCACGCTGAGCAAGGCTGCCGTGCGCGTGCTTTCTTCCTTTATTGAGGATATGTTCAACCGCATTCAGACCGAGGCCGTCTTCGTCGCCAAGATCAACAAGGTGAAGACGCTGACGGCTCGCGAAATCCAGACTTCGGcccgtctgctgctgccgccggagCTGGCGAAGCATGCCATGAGCGAGGGAACCAAGGCCGTCGCCAAGTACAACGCTTCCCGCGGTGAGGCATATGCTCAGGGTGGCATGTAGAGAGGAGCATCGCTGCGAGCTGCTCAAGTCCTTTTTCATTCTTCTCCTTGCTACACTGTGCCCATGCACGTGTGATTCGTCTCCGCGCACGCGAGCACCGACGACTGGCGCGTGCTCATTCGCTGTCCTtcttcattctctctttcactctcctTCCCACACACCACATAGAGTTTTTTCttgtgtgggaggagggggggggttaaGTGTGTGTTCAGTGGATGGTATGGGGCGGAAGTGGAAAAGCGCGACAACAGTGAGAGGGACGTGTGGCTCTTTCAGTgggctgttgtgtgtgtctgagcctatttctctctttctctgtcgtCGAGAGTCTCGTCGtttgtgttgtgtgtgtacgtgtgttaGTGTTTGTGCAtctgcgcgcgtgcatgtgtgttcACGTGTCTCTTCGACCACCTTTGCTCCTGTTTGCGTCGAAATcgcttctttcctttttcttgctttcatccgttgttgttgtgctcgCCGCTGTATGCTtcagcacacacccacacccacacaccaatgcgcacgcacaccgagCCCCCTTCTTCAGAatgctttttttctccgcGCCATGCAGATGCGGGCGACCGTGCACAGCAGCCTAGCGTGGAGCTTATGAGGTCAGTTGTTGTatctttttgtgtgtgtgtgcctctgtccgtgtgtgttgttgctgtttaGATGTGCTGACGATGATGAGGGGCGAGGAGCCACGGTGATGCACAGCACGTCTAGATGCCTAGAGAGAGCCCTTATCGGGAAGCAACATCCAAGCAAAAGAAGAAGCCTTTCGCCGCCTCCCTGCCACGCTGATGTGTAGACAAGTGATGCGATATGTCTGATCACCTGAATCATGCCTGCACATGCGGctaggagggagggggtcagTGCGTTTCTgagggcagcagtggcgtctTGACCTGATACTCACCGCATTCTCAATGAACGCGCAGGTGCTAGCAAGGCAAGaacgctgccgcactgcgcATTCGCTGTCTGTACCGCACAACCACACCGTCGTGCTGTTGGACACGCAAGCAAAGCACAAAGCTGACCAATACACGTAGAGGGAGATGGCACCCAGGGGCTCTCTTCCTCTACAACTTCTCCATCCATATCCAATGCGCGCGTGACTACTTCGCTGATTTCTCTACCGTACTTTTTTTGTGCTCTCTGATAGACGGCTCCGGTGCTGCATGTGCGCGAGCGCATTACAGCGATGGCGTCGGTGGTGTGCGTTGACGCTGGCCGCACAGCCACCGTCTTTGGTTCCCgccgtctttttttttctgctgttgccACGTCTTTCACCTCTGCAGCGTCGAGGCGGAGGGCGCGTTTCTCCTGCGCTGAGCGGTGCCAATGCGTGTCGTTGGCAACCTTCACCCGTGTCTCTGCGGCCGCTTCGTAGTCGCGCCCGACTGGTAGGTATGACTTTAGGCGTACATGATGGCGACTGGGGATAACTACGTGCGAAGTTGCACTCTCGCGTGATGTGCGGTCGCGCAACtacttcctcctcgttgacacgctgctgctgtgtagCCAGTCATCCTCTTCTGCGATTCGCCTCTCAGTCCCCGACATCTATCCTAGAGGCTAGCGAGGGGGCTTTACCTGAgacagaggagaaaggcCAAAGCACTGAGTCAGGTGGCCCGCCTTCCTCGTCGTCTGCATGCCCCACAACTACGCATTGATACTGCTGATGTAGTCAGCTGCTCCACCCATCCCGCGTGTCGAACTCCTatgtttgtttgtgtgtgtgtgtgtgttcccgagcaccatcgccaccgcgcgCTGCTCGACCTCTGCGTCGGCAAGCGTAGCCAGCGCTAGTTCATGCTATACCGCCTGTCTAGTACTGTACGGGTGTGTGCTGGCTTGTTTTTCTGGGTGCGCATGAttcttccctttcgctgCACCCCGCTGGCAAAAGACTGGAAGCGGCTGCTCTCCCCAGACGGGGCCAGCGCGTGGAAACCGACGGCGATCGAAGACTTTCCAAACGGGGCCAACCGGCGCATTCTGCTGCACCTGACTCATAGTGGGACTCATTGGAGTCCTCATGATGGCCGTCACAACCGGTACAGTCgcctgcgtgctgctggccgCTTACAAGCAGGATAGGAAGAGGCCCAGCACGACGGGATTCGGCTGCGCAAGTGTAGGCTGGCTATCCAGCACATGAGAGTCATGCAGATGGTCGCGAACATCCCTAAGATGGTGTGTAGTAGTCCGTTCTTCCTGCCGGGGAAGGGAAAGCTGAAGTTCACGGCGATGCTAGCAATGACGGCGCTGGCACGTAACGctgtggggaagaggagtcCGATGATAACCATGTGCGTTAGTGTGTTCCTGTGCGAATGCTCGTATGTGAGCGtacccttttccttttctctcacgCCTCACCATTGGCAGTGCAGGACAGTAAGGGTCCCAGCGACGCGATGCGTGTTGTGCAGCCGCCTCCGAGATCCCCTTTTGTGCTCTCCTACAGCTCCCCATGTCTGTGGTAGTCGATCGAGTCGCGTGACTCAGCTGGTATTACGACTAAATACAAATATGAATACCACTGTTTTCCGTTCTTCCCCCCTGGCTGAGCTCGTCTGGCCATCACCTCCATCTCGCTTAGctgtgccttttttttccctctgccTCCGTCAATGGCCGACGAGTAccatcccctcctccccattccgtctccctccttccccccttcgtCTTTCgctctgtgcctctgccgTTTCGTCTTTGTCGCTGCGCCGGCACGGGACTCACTTTCTTCGTCTCGCAGGAGTTCATTAGATCTCACTACGGGGCACCGCATTTTTGCGCACAACACCGCCCTCCTGGCTCCTATGTTTCTGTTTCCTTTTCACGTCCCCCCTTCATTGTCGCACCTTTCGACCAGCGCTGACCAGCCCTGCTGAGGTCACCCGCTGGAAGCAAAGCCCTGTTGCACAGAGAAAGATGTGAGCACAATAGCCACACAggcccgcacacacactgctGGCCTCTTCTCGTTTACTTGTTGCTGTTCTTGAACGGCTTTCTTTCTACATTGACCCTTTCCCCTCGCTGAATTCTGCAGCCATGAACACATTCatggctgcagcgcc from the Leishmania panamensis strain MHOM/PA/94/PSC-1 chromosome 28 sequence genome contains:
- a CDS encoding hypothetical protein (TriTrypDB/GeneDB-style sysID: LpmP.28.0200), which encodes MAVDEATYRRPAHFPTFAKRILSISEIAGLVRTPPEDTAHSRFLGVSSSRKRSRNEAKSCGDAVSLVEPILKQVEMVTANGEYSRAGYKDLSDVTNKDSELSTAASRFSLPLVGAWGPSAKHHICAMANQAVAPCELGSAFRSEHFTITPDVVFINHGAFGSALVGAMLIKRLYEEHMEAEVVQFVDRELLPLIVHSIRELSRFLHADPRQVMLQQNATFALNSAMRMIDKADVVAFFDTVYLAVYKMMWFRCEEVGASLHEVGLTRFLHDAAVMGDNTALTAEICRQLPANCTTVVLDHVTSTSALCFPIFTHIIPALRQRGVRKIIVDGAHAPLQVELDFNALPPESQPTVYVGNLHKWFSSPKSAGFFWVRPDDMEKMHSVVLSHGAGEGLLSEFIWDGTRDYGAYLSIPALVDFWEKQGHSRVRDYCSHLLSSAADMLTLAFHSRKVARHSPFMSLVELPEKLQDSLITAKYIQDSLHDLARVEVPVKRIEGRYYLRISAFVYNTPDEYVYLREVILSIADKWAESPQRQHLHTQRLSSNATTSTANNQIAAVLCNERLQDDCKISDAHSSLKRTEKSHVS
- a CDS encoding histone H2B variant (TriTrypDB/GeneDB-style sysID: LpmP.28.0210) is translated as MPPTKGGKRPIPLGGKGKGKRSAGKAPKSASDRKRRHNQKRNQHWDLYIHRALRRFFKRGTLSKAAVRVLSSFIEDMFNRIQTEAVFVAKINKVKTLTAREIQTSARLLLPPELAKHAMSEGTKAVAKYNASRGEAYAQGGM